The following proteins come from a genomic window of Triticum urartu cultivar G1812 unplaced genomic scaffold, Tu2.1 TuUngrouped_contig_4245, whole genome shotgun sequence:
- the LOC125527547 gene encoding oryzain beta chain-like, with product MARAAAAILPLLLLLAVAGGALAASADMSIIAYNAEHGARGLERTEAEARAVYDLWLAEHGGGSSPNANSIPERERRFRAFWDNLRFVDAHNARAAAGEEGYRLGMNRFADLTNNEFRAAYLGVKAQRARPGRVVGERYRHDGAEELPEAVDWREKGAVAPVKNQGQCGSCWAFSAVSTVESINQIVTGEMVTLSEQELVECDTNGQSSGCNGGLMDDAFEFIIKNGGIDTEDDYPYKAIDGRCDVLRKNAKVVSIDGFEDVPENDEKSLQKAVAHQPVSVAIEAGGREFQLYHSGVFSGRCGTQLDHGVVAVGYGTENGKDYWIVRNSWGPNWGESGYLRMERNINVTSGKCGIAMMSSYPTKKGANPPKPAPTPPSPPTPPPPVAPDHVCDENFSCPAGSTCCCSFGFRNLCLVWGCCPAEGATCCKDHSSCCPPDYPVCNIRAGTCSATKNSPLSVKALKRTLAMRNTA from the exons ATGGCACGCGCCGCCGCGGCCATcctgccgctgctgctgctccttgCCGTGGCGGGCGGCGCCCTGGCCGCGTCCGCGGACATGTCCATCATCGCCTACAACGCGGAGCAcggggcgcgcgggctggagcgcacggaggcggaggcccggGCCGTCTACGACCTCTGGCTGGCCGAGCACGGCGGGGGCTCCTCCCCCAACGCCAACTCCATCCCGGAGCGCGAGCGCCGGTTCCGCGCCTTCTGGGACAACCTCCGCTTCGTCGACGCCCACAACGCGCGCGCCGCGGCCGGCGAGGAGGGGTACCGCCTCGGCATGAACCGCTTCGCCGATCTCACCAACAACGAGTTCCGCGCCGCCTACCTCGGGGTCAAGGCCCAGAGGGCGAGGCCCGGCCGCGTCGTGGGCGAGAGGTACCGCCACGATGGGGCCGAGGAGCTGCCCGAGGCCGTCGACTGGAGGGAGAAGGGCGCCGTCGCCCCCGTCAAGAACCAGGGCCAATGCG GGAGTTGCTGGGCTTTTTCTGCAGTCAGCACAGTAGAGAGCATCAACCAAATTGTCACTGGTGAGATGGTGACATTATCGGAGCAGGAGCTTGTGGAGTGTGACACCAACGGGCAGAGCAGTGGCTGCAATGGGGGTCTTATGGATGACGCCTTTGAGTTCATCATCAAGAACGGTGGCATTGATACCGAAGATGACTACCCTTACAAAGCCATTGATGGCAGATGTGATGTTCTCAGG AAAAATGCGAAGGTGGTGAGCATTGATGGCTTTGAAGATGTCCCTGAAAATGATGAGAAATCGCTGCAGAAGGCGGTTGCTCACCAGCCCGTGAGTGTTGCCATTGAAGCTGGAGGCCGGGAGTTCCAGCTCTACCACTCG GGTGTCTTCAGTGGAAGGTGTGGCACGCAACTTGACCATGGTGTGGTTGCTGTTGGCTACGGCACTGAGAACGGCAAGGACTACTGGATCGTCCGCAACTCATGGGGTCCAAACTGGGGAGAATCTGGGTATCTCCGCATGGAGCGCAACATCAACGTGACCAGTGGGAAGTGCGGGATAGCCATGATGTCATCGTACCCCACCAAGAAGGGCGCTAACCCGCCCAAGCCAGCCCCAACACCTCCCTCACCGCCGACGCCACCTCCCCCAGTCGCCCCTGACCACGTCTGCGACGAGAACTTCTCATGCCCTGCAGGCAGCACCTGCTGCTGCTCGTTCGGCTTCAGGAACCTTTGCCTGGTGTGGGGCTGCTGCCCGGCCGAAGGCGCAACCTGCTGCAAGGATCACTCCAGCTGCTGCCCACCGGACTACCCCGTCTGCAACATCAGGGCTGGGACTTGCTCAGCG